One Cupriavidus basilensis genomic window carries:
- a CDS encoding winged helix-turn-helix transcriptional regulator, with protein sequence MAPAEHRQIPNSSVVRALSIVGDGWVLRLLREAFRGVRRFSDFHERLGIPKAVLSKRLTHLVESGMFSLYEYQSVPLRHEYRLTEMGLDFWRVLLTMWDWEIRWDPDPGDMRLRLTHLDCGHESRPVSSCSHCTQPLQLADISRRPGPGQGSETMLPPRSRRRMNAGSAKSPGEPTLRSQIIRTVGDRWTPMVMGCIFRGNRRFNELEAELRIPPYILGQRLNELLELELIERRRYQEAPPRDEFLLTAKGLAQHHYTLQLMRWGDRWLAGDKGLPQLMIHNLCGHVFHADLRCSHCGEVLERERVRLL encoded by the coding sequence GCGCGAAGCCTTCCGCGGTGTGCGCCGCTTCTCCGATTTTCATGAACGGCTCGGCATCCCGAAGGCCGTGCTGTCCAAGCGGCTGACCCATCTCGTCGAATCGGGTATGTTCTCGCTGTATGAGTACCAGTCGGTGCCTCTGCGCCACGAGTACCGACTGACCGAGATGGGGCTGGATTTCTGGCGCGTGCTGCTGACCATGTGGGACTGGGAGATCCGCTGGGACCCTGATCCTGGCGACATGCGCCTCAGGCTGACGCACCTCGATTGCGGACACGAGAGCCGTCCCGTCTCGTCCTGCAGCCATTGCACGCAGCCGCTACAACTGGCCGATATCTCCCGTCGGCCGGGTCCGGGGCAGGGAAGCGAAACGATGTTGCCCCCGCGCTCGCGACGGCGCATGAACGCCGGTAGCGCGAAGAGCCCTGGAGAACCGACGCTGCGCTCGCAGATCATCCGGACGGTGGGCGACCGTTGGACGCCGATGGTGATGGGTTGTATCTTCCGGGGTAACAGGCGATTCAACGAACTCGAGGCAGAGCTGCGCATCCCGCCGTACATCCTGGGCCAGCGGCTGAATGAACTGCTTGAACTGGAACTGATCGAGCGTCGCCGCTACCAGGAAGCGCCGCCACGCGACGAATTCCTGCTCACCGCCAAGGGACTCGCCCAGCACCACTACACCCTCCAACTGATGCGCTGGGGCGACCGCTGGCTTGCCGGCGACAAGGGGCTGCCGCAGCTCATGATCCACAACCTCTGCGGACATGTCTTCCACGCCGACCTGCGGTGCAGTCACTGCGGCGAGGTCCTCGAACGCGAACGCGTCCGGCTCCTTTAG
- a CDS encoding acetyl-CoA C-acyltransferase, with amino-acid sequence MDAFIVDAVRSPRGQARAGGALAGVKPVHLLAQVYEAVAARAGVDTGAVEDAMIGCVSQTGEQGSNIGKIAALYAGWSPAMPAATINRFCSSGLSAVGLAALQAAASDGLAVGGGVEMMSRVPMFSDNGAWRNDPEIAEATHFMSPGIGADLVATRHGISREACDAYAALSQQRAASARETGRFAASLVPVRDMAGTVVLAQDETIRAGTTVGTLAAMQPAFAAEGDAGGDAMLLRHFPDLDAVQHVHHAGNSPCMADGAALVLLASRQALQRHGLRARARILAVADACVPFVQTGAVEATRKVLDRAGLTLSDIDLFEVRDSFAAVTLHYVRTLGIDMERFNVNGSSIALGHPMGATGAMLVGAALDELERIDGRRAVVAIPGAAGVAVAMIIERAQ; translated from the coding sequence TTGGATGCCTTTATCGTGGATGCCGTGCGATCCCCGCGCGGCCAGGCACGCGCCGGCGGCGCGTTGGCCGGCGTCAAGCCGGTGCATCTGTTGGCGCAGGTGTACGAGGCGGTGGCAGCACGCGCCGGGGTCGACACCGGTGCGGTCGAGGATGCGATGATCGGCTGCGTCTCACAGACCGGCGAGCAAGGCTCGAACATCGGCAAGATTGCCGCCCTGTATGCGGGATGGAGCCCCGCGATGCCGGCGGCGACCATCAACCGGTTCTGCAGCTCGGGACTTTCGGCCGTCGGGCTGGCCGCGCTCCAGGCCGCCGCGTCGGATGGCCTGGCGGTCGGCGGCGGGGTGGAGATGATGTCGCGCGTACCGATGTTCAGCGACAACGGTGCATGGCGCAACGACCCCGAGATCGCCGAGGCCACGCATTTCATGTCGCCCGGGATCGGCGCGGACCTGGTGGCAACGCGCCACGGCATCAGCCGCGAGGCTTGCGACGCCTACGCGGCACTGTCGCAGCAGCGCGCCGCGTCGGCCAGGGAAACGGGCCGTTTCGCAGCGTCGCTGGTTCCCGTGCGTGACATGGCGGGGACTGTCGTGCTCGCGCAGGACGAGACGATCCGGGCTGGCACGACCGTCGGGACGCTTGCCGCCATGCAGCCCGCTTTCGCTGCCGAGGGCGACGCCGGCGGCGACGCGATGCTGTTGCGGCATTTTCCGGACCTCGATGCCGTGCAACACGTTCACCATGCCGGCAACTCTCCCTGCATGGCCGACGGTGCCGCACTGGTCCTGCTCGCCTCGCGCCAGGCCCTCCAACGCCACGGGCTGCGCGCCCGCGCCCGGATCCTGGCGGTGGCGGACGCCTGCGTTCCCTTCGTACAGACCGGCGCGGTGGAAGCCACGAGGAAGGTGCTAGACCGAGCCGGCCTGACGCTGTCGGATATCGATCTCTTCGAGGTGCGGGATTCGTTCGCGGCAGTTACGCTGCACTACGTGCGGACGCTCGGCATTGACATGGAGCGCTTCAACGTGAACGGCAGCTCGATCGCGCTCGGCCATCCCATGGGCGCCACCGGAGCGATGCTGGTCGGCGCGGCGCTGGATGAACTGGAACGCATCGACGGTAGGCGCGCAGTCGTGGCAATTCCCGGCGCTGCCGGCGTTGCCGTGGCCATGATCATCGAACGGGCACAGTGA
- a CDS encoding Bug family tripartite tricarboxylate transporter substrate binding protein, whose translation MKHLPFRLRLVALGLSAVAALGAPASSQAEPPWPARPIAVIVPFPPGPVDVNVRILTTKVSAILGQPLVLENRPGAGQRIGGAALTRAPRDGYTIGVVTQAGLVVALVLDATTQYDVHKDFTYLTMGYESPFVITAPASSGIRTLGQLVDQAKAKPGIVKFGSTGAGTAFHIWTEAFNGAAGIQLLHVPYKGESPLLQDLAGGQVDMAFSSPTMRNLVDAGKLVALATTGERRASLFPGVPTVREQGIPYTAVSWLGFGAPAGIPDAVRDRLVTAFHQAMRDPQVQATFKANGLQLLPTSPEAFRKQVASEISRMKELVAAQGIRLD comes from the coding sequence ATGAAGCACCTCCCTTTCCGCCTGCGCCTCGTGGCGCTGGGCCTGTCGGCCGTCGCCGCCCTCGGCGCGCCTGCTTCCTCTCAGGCCGAGCCGCCATGGCCCGCCCGGCCCATTGCGGTGATCGTGCCGTTCCCGCCCGGACCGGTGGATGTCAACGTGCGCATTCTGACCACGAAGGTCTCGGCCATCCTGGGCCAGCCACTGGTGCTGGAGAACCGTCCCGGCGCCGGCCAGCGCATCGGCGGCGCGGCATTGACAAGGGCGCCGCGCGATGGCTACACGATCGGTGTCGTCACTCAGGCAGGACTGGTCGTCGCGCTGGTGCTGGACGCGACGACCCAATACGATGTCCACAAGGATTTCACCTATCTGACGATGGGCTATGAATCGCCTTTCGTGATCACCGCGCCGGCGTCGAGCGGCATTCGGACGTTGGGTCAACTTGTCGACCAGGCCAAGGCGAAACCGGGCATCGTGAAGTTCGGCTCGACCGGCGCCGGCACCGCCTTCCACATTTGGACCGAGGCATTCAACGGGGCGGCCGGCATCCAGCTGCTGCACGTGCCCTACAAGGGCGAGTCGCCCCTGCTGCAGGATCTCGCGGGCGGCCAAGTCGACATGGCCTTTTCCTCGCCGACCATGCGCAACCTTGTCGACGCCGGCAAGTTGGTGGCGCTCGCCACGACGGGTGAGAGGCGGGCCTCACTGTTCCCCGGCGTGCCCACCGTGCGCGAGCAGGGCATTCCCTATACCGCCGTGTCGTGGCTCGGATTCGGCGCGCCCGCGGGCATTCCGGATGCCGTGCGCGACCGGCTGGTGACGGCCTTCCACCAGGCCATGCGCGACCCGCAGGTACAGGCCACGTTCAAGGCCAACGGCCTGCAACTCCTGCCGACGAGTCCAGAGGCATTCCGTAAGCAGGTGGCCAGTGAAATATCGCGCATGAAGGAACTGGTCGCCGCGCAAGGCATCAGGCTGGACTGA